In Xenorhabdus griffiniae, the genomic window GAAGGCCCCAAAGGATTCCCACAAGGCGGGCCACCGGACGGACAAATCGCTAGTGGTGGTGTCGGTCAGTTCAAACAACTCAATGAACAAAGTACAGACCGCTGGCATCACGTCACTATCAATAAAGGAACTAACCAATTTAAATGGACAATAACAGCCCGGCATAGCACCACTTCATGGCAATTCTATATTACCAAGCCTGACTGGGATCCAAACAAACCTCTAACGCGTGCTCAATTTGATCTAAAACCCTTCTGTGAGCGCTCTGATGATGGAAAAAGGCCTGGCCAAATTGTCTCATTGAATTGTGATATTCCTGATCGCTCAGGCTATCATGTTATTCTCGGCGTGTGGACAATTGCTGATACTACCAATGCTTTCTATCAAGTTATTGATGTTGATATTAAATAATATTTTTAATTAAACTGACATTTTATTTATACTAATTTTCTTTCAAGATGCGTCTTATATCTCCCTGCTACGTGGGGGGATATAAAGAATCACATTGATTTGCAAGCTGCAATTTGAAGTTGGATTGGTATAAGATATTATATGAGCACAAAAAGTGCTGGAAAGTAACCAGCACTTTTTTCTAAAAAATGGAGATACTTTTCAGGTAAGCTATATTTACCTAACACAGCCCTACTCATAGGAAAATATGAAAAAATCAACTATTCTTAGAATTGCCAGGCCAACAGATAATCTTACTAAAATTGCAGAAATGTATCGTCGTGGCTTAGATTTTATCACACTAGGAGAATTTAAAGATCACGATGGTTTTGATGGTATCATGTTAGGACATCCCAACCACTCCTGGCATCTTGAATTCACTCATCACCACAATACACATGTTGGTAAAGCCCCAACTAAAGATAATTTATTAGTATTTTATATAGAAGATGAACTTGAATGGCAAGAGCATGTAAAATCAATGCAAAATGCCGGGTTTATTCTCGTTCCTTCTTATAATCCTTATTGGGATAAGAACGGAAAAACGTTCGAAGATATCGATGGTTATCGTGTTGTATTACAACATGGTACTTCAGAGATTTAGTTATTTATTTTACGGTTGATTATTTATTCATTAGGCTATTAGTAATAATCTGATTAGACTTCGATACGCATTAAACTTCAAGTTGCAATTTACACGATATGAAACCTGATTTCTCCCCGCTTCGCAGGGAGAAATTACACGCACCTTGAAGTTAGATTGGTATATTTTTTATTTCTGATAGCCTAAAAAAATCATCATACCCATCATGTTTATTTGATCATGTTACGACAAAAATGTTTTCTGCTCAGATTCTCTTCGCATACGCAAAGCTGCTACCGCTTTCCCATCGGCATGATCCCATTTCACAAACTCCTTTGCTGCACTTTGGTAATCACCTGTATTCAATTTTTTCAATAATGTTGAATGAGCAAAATTACCGATCCCTAAATTGAAAATAAACGAGCATAATGCATCAAAT contains:
- a CDS encoding lytic polysaccharide monooxygenase, whose amino-acid sequence is MNIKKSLLLVGLTAFGAIPFSSIADPDHNHGYIDTPPSRALLCKKNINKNCGPVTYEPQSVEGPKGFPQGGPPDGQIASGGVGQFKQLNEQSTDRWHHVTINKGTNQFKWTITARHSTTSWQFYITKPDWDPNKPLTRAQFDLKPFCERSDDGKRPGQIVSLNCDIPDRSGYHVILGVWTIADTTNAFYQVIDVDIK
- a CDS encoding VOC family protein, with translation MKKSTILRIARPTDNLTKIAEMYRRGLDFITLGEFKDHDGFDGIMLGHPNHSWHLEFTHHHNTHVGKAPTKDNLLVFYIEDELEWQEHVKSMQNAGFILVPSYNPYWDKNGKTFEDIDGYRVVLQHGTSEI